The following is a genomic window from Amycolatopsis sp. BJA-103.
GGACCAGCCAACCTCTCGTGCGCTGAACCATCGGCTCCAGCCGAGCGCCGACGAGGGCGGACCGAGAGTGTGGCCGGCCCTGCTCCCTCGGTGCCCGTTACGGGCCCGCTACCGTGACTCGGGTGGAGTTCGTCGTGATCTTCGGACCGCCCGCCGTCGGCAAGATGACCGTCGGCGAGAAGCTGTGCGAACTCACCGGGTTCAAGCTGTTCCACAACCACATGGCCGTCGAGCCGGTGCTCGGGATCTTCCCCTTCGGCTCGCCGCCGTTCGGCAGGCTCGTCAACGAGTTCCGTCGCCGCGTCATCGAGGAGGCGGCCGACGCGGGTCTGGCCGGCCTCGTGTACACGAACGTCTGGGGTCTGGACCTGCCCGAGGACGCCGAGCTCATCGGCTCGTACGTCGACATCGTCCGGTCACGCGGCGGGCGGACGCGGTTCGTCGAGCTGTACGCGGATCTCGACGAGCGGCTCAGGCGCAATTCCACCGAGCTCCGCCTCGATCGCAAGCCCAGCAAGCGTGATCTCGAGTTCTCGCACGCCAACCTTCTCGAACTCGACCGCGACTATGTCATGAACACCGGCGAAACCCGCCGGGTCCACGCCCAGGGCTTGATCGAGCAGCACGATCACCTGCGTATCGACAACACTCACTTGAGCCCGGCCGAGGTCGCGGCCCTAATCCTGCGAGAGATGCCGCAGTGACCGGGTCGTGCTCGTGCCGAGGACCCGCGAGGCCATCCATGCCAGCGCGTCGGCCGTGCGCGCGGGAGTGTCCGACGGCTGCATGATGTGGCTCAGCACCGTCCGGACCACGACGTCGATCGCGACGTCGAGCTGTTCGGCGTCCAGCGGCGGGCCGTAGTCGCGCACGCGGCCGCGCAGCATGATCGTCGCTTCGCCCAGCAGGCTGCCTGCTCGGACGGTCAGCAGCGGCAGCAACTCGGTGTCGGCGCCGTGCGTGGCCGAGACGATGGCACGCAGCAGGAGGTTGTCGTCGGCGAGTTCGAGGACGCCTCGGACGGCGTCGTGGATCGCCTCGACGAGGTCGTCGGGATGCCGCTCGAAGGCGTCTCGCACGACCGAAAGGAACCGCGCGAGCTCGTGCGAGATCATCGCTTCGGCCAGCTGGGTCTTCGAGCCGAGTTCGTTGTAGACGGTCTGACGGCTGACGCCGACGATCTCCGCGAGTTTGCTCATCGTCACCGAGGCCCAGCCGGAACGCACGGTCAGCTCGATCGCCGACGCGACGATCGGCTGCCGGTACGGGCCACCCGTGGCCGCGGCTGAGGGTGCCTCGCTCATGATCGTCATTCTAAGCTGTGCCTTTCGAAGCGCGCTTGTCCTCACCCCAGTCGCCGACCTCACTTCGATTGACACCTTCTAAGCCGCCGTTCCAGCGGCGAACGCCAGCGCCTCGGCCCACGGCGTCCGCCCGGCGACGTGGCGGCGGTACTTCATGATCTCGTGCGGCCGGTCGACGGTCAGCGCGCCGACGATCCGGTCCCCGCGCCGGTACAGCGCGGTGAACCCGCCGGAAGCCGGGACGGCGGTCACCACTTCGTCCGCGCGCGGGGTGCCGACGAACTGGATCCGGTGGTCGTACCAGTCCGACCAGAAGTACGGCACCGGCGCCAGCGCACGCGCCGACTCAGGCGAGAGCGCGTGACGGGCGGCCGCGGCTCCCTGTTCCGCGGCGTTCGTCCAGTGTTCGAGCCGCATCAAGTCGCCGTCGAACAGCGGGTTCTCGGCGTGCGCGACGTCCCCTGCGGCGTACACGCCGGGCACGCCGGTCGCGAGCGTGGCATCGCACACCACACCACCGTCGAGCTCGTGCAGCGGGACCCCGCTCCCGGCCAGCCAGCCGGTGGCCGGGACGACGCCGATGCCGGCGACCACCAGGTCCGCGGGCAGCACCTCGCCGGTCGCGAGCCGGACGCCGGTCACCGCGCCGTTGTCGGTTTCCAGGCCGGTGACCTTCGTGGACAGCCGCAGCTCCGTGCCCGCCTCCCGGTGCAGCGAGGCGCACATCGCACCGGCTTCGGCCCCGACGGATCGGGTGAGCGGGACGTCGAGCGCCTCGACGATCGTCGACGGCAGCCCCCGTTTCCGGGCCGCGGCGGCGACTTCCGAGCCGATGAAACCCGCCCCGATCACGACCGTGCGGGCCCCGCGGTCGAGCGCGGCCCGGACGGCGAGGGCGTCCTCGGCGGTCCTCAGGGTGTGGACCCCGGCGATTTCCTCGCTCCCGGGCAGCCGCCGCGCGGTGGCGCCGGTCGCGATCACCAGCGCTTCATAGGGCACGGTCCAGCCGTCCACCGCCACTTCGCGCGCGGTGGTGTCGAGACCGTCCGCGGCCGCGCCGAGCACCAGTTCGACGCCGAGTTCGTCGCGCAGGGCGGACACGCTGTGGAACGGATCGATCCGCCCGGGGCCTTCCGCGTCGAGGAATGCCTTCGACAGCGGAAGCCGGTCGTACGGCGGGTGATCTTCCGCGCCGATCAGTACGATCCGCCCGCGGTACCCGTCCCGGCGCGCCGCCTCCACCGCGCGCAGTCCGGCCAGCGAGGCTCCCACGACGACCAGTGTCATGGTCAGTCCCGCAGTTTCAAGGCCAGCACCGGGCAAGCGTCGACGGCGGCCGTCAGATCCTGCCGGTGTTCCTCGCCGGGCCGCTCGTCGAGCACCATGACCGTGCCGTCGTCACCGACCTCGAAGAAGTCGGGCGCCATCGCCTCGCACATGCCCAGCCCGTCGCATTTCGCGCGGTCCGCCTCGATCTTCATCATGCTCCGACCCTTCCCGGTGCCACGAAATCGACCTTCTCCCGGACCCCGCAGTCCGGGCAGCACCACGAATCCGGGATCGCCGACCACGGGGTTCCGGCGGGGAAACCCTCACGCGGGTCGCCGAGTTTCTCGTCGTAGACGTAGCCACAGCCCGGGCACATCCCGCCTTCGGTCGCGTCGCCGTGTGTGTCGGTGACGACCAGGGACGGCGCGGTGACGCGGGTTCCGTAGCGCGCCAGGATCTTGCCCCGCTTCGACGGCTGGATGTTGGCGCGCGAGATGTCGCCGTCGAAATGCGCGAGCACCCGCGGATCCATCACGCGGCGCCAGACCGGCGGGAACAGCGCCAGCACGATCATCCCCGCGTAGCCCGTCGGCAGGACGGGCGATTCCGCGAAATCGCGCAAGGTCTGGTAGCGGCGGGTCGGGTTGGCGTGGTGATCGCTGTGCCGCTGCAGGTGGTAGAGCAGGACGTTGGTGGCGATGTTGTTGGAATTCCAGCTGTGGCTGGGATCCACCCGTTCGTAGCGCCGGCGGTTCGGCGGGCCGACCTTCTGCCGCCGCATCCCGTAGTGCTCCAT
Proteins encoded in this region:
- a CDS encoding AAA family ATPase, which translates into the protein MEFVVIFGPPAVGKMTVGEKLCELTGFKLFHNHMAVEPVLGIFPFGSPPFGRLVNEFRRRVIEEAADAGLAGLVYTNVWGLDLPEDAELIGSYVDIVRSRGGRTRFVELYADLDERLRRNSTELRLDRKPSKRDLEFSHANLLELDRDYVMNTGETRRVHAQGLIEQHDHLRIDNTHLSPAEVAALILREMPQ
- a CDS encoding TetR family transcriptional regulator, whose amino-acid sequence is MTIMSEAPSAAATGGPYRQPIVASAIELTVRSGWASVTMSKLAEIVGVSRQTVYNELGSKTQLAEAMISHELARFLSVVRDAFERHPDDLVEAIHDAVRGVLELADDNLLLRAIVSATHGADTELLPLLTVRAGSLLGEATIMLRGRVRDYGPPLDAEQLDVAIDVVVRTVLSHIMQPSDTPARTADALAWMASRVLGTSTTRSLRHLSQD
- a CDS encoding NAD(P)/FAD-dependent oxidoreductase, with the translated sequence MTLVVVGASLAGLRAVEAARRDGYRGRIVLIGAEDHPPYDRLPLSKAFLDAEGPGRIDPFHSVSALRDELGVELVLGAAADGLDTTAREVAVDGWTVPYEALVIATGATARRLPGSEEIAGVHTLRTAEDALAVRAALDRGARTVVIGAGFIGSEVAAAARKRGLPSTIVEALDVPLTRSVGAEAGAMCASLHREAGTELRLSTKVTGLETDNGAVTGVRLATGEVLPADLVVAGIGVVPATGWLAGSGVPLHELDGGVVCDATLATGVPGVYAAGDVAHAENPLFDGDLMRLEHWTNAAEQGAAAARHALSPESARALAPVPYFWSDWYDHRIQFVGTPRADEVVTAVPASGGFTALYRRGDRIVGALTVDRPHEIMKYRRHVAGRTPWAEALAFAAGTAA
- a CDS encoding ferredoxin; the protein is MMKIEADRAKCDGLGMCEAMAPDFFEVGDDGTVMVLDERPGEEHRQDLTAAVDACPVLALKLRD